The Lepeophtheirus salmonis chromosome 1, UVic_Lsal_1.4, whole genome shotgun sequence genome has a segment encoding these proteins:
- the Cht6 gene encoding uncharacterized protein Cht6 isoform X1: protein MSLVKNKILPTLIVVLVCLSISSGTKLVKRQVDNQKKVVCYYANWAVYRQGQAKFSPQNINPYLCTHLIYAFGGLKKDDTIAPFDKYQDLEKRGLSHFASLKTYNKELKTMVAIGGWNEASKKFSPMVADPERRYTFIKSAVQFLRRYNFDGIDLDWEYPTQRDGGRPQDKENYAKLIKEMREAFEREADQTGKDRLIISMAVPASLEITAEGYDVRALDKDLDFFNVLAYDYHSSLETAVNHHSPLFRIKEISEFDFRTDLNIESTIKYYLGHGASPNKLVLGIPTYGRSYTLVNPDAHEIGSPTDGPGVKGNGTKEDGYLAYYEICKGIKEQKWDVVRANPGQTGPYAHHDNFWVGYDDIDIVREKAYYVAEEGLGGIMFWTIDNDDFRGNCHNEPYPLIEAAKRALYSSTTSVQSKTSVSISTSRLRNRFSYSSQHLLTDDTNRSRSDRPRSLSNNRGVTTPSPPTTPSSEPSFVCTDEGFFPHTKSCKKYYWCLEAAGVGMVAHTFTCPQGLFFNSLTDGCDFKRNVECGDKSTKEEVKVEDTTTESSVASKSNDKSVQDILQEIKSAGGLAAFEEQLQEEEFEKKELKQRTKDRNDDISSKTRNRFTKLLERKKPKESEPTSSESSYSQEKKEPSSFLTRLSNRRRNNDPPSSTSSPIITESPSTTPITSSPISNPPARSGFLRNRNRPTFLRNQPPQPEENIPAEDNEIVLPETPRNSLVQDPLKNVQRTSFLNRGTPPQSENISGLGKAEPVKISSDSFRPKTFVRNEEEEEELEVIKIDDQTPDLITEGTPTLLQRSRDSERNFKFSSVQNRGLPPRLTKSSATDFSRNLAYVTIDRSRGTPKLSDDTEPVIPSQGRESAAPSTTLVEEEAPRDRENTVRDLEYVTIQRGVPSRKKLQSQVTSSSNSTSPAVDPAAIDSHSKDAADDETKKNNNKNQDDGPSTTTLLPTTTFTSEVTSTATATTTTLDSIKTTIFPSNIFDEENILNITVFKTISETLRLPNVSLFRPKSLTENSIQVHSAKLSSSKYLKDHKTMGGTTETVDDLLFSTTAFSPSTTIELTTTKTPHPSTTISTTTSINKIQALIYQRKNSGKNSFFLNKSRKEFESANEISDSKSSSSASSSPLPSNSIKIPSFKRPNLRAKFPRKPFGKKDLTPSTTQQSSSLIPDTNTFKPPSTTTTERNGFVKPSRPTNRLFNKFISRGTIGKLSKEDKTSSTSISDNITTTTSKTLVSAPVTRSTLRSFIPTRSFSRRPSSAFKPIDLSAAPSKKSISQDRSSSFRRSNLFTETTTDPTTITTYLPVIVETTEKLTVGKILANLHGDSTENPESSSLRPKSFKPKFQRNKLREKLQHQLQEQQESINLSTEEPETTTNTPQSSLSAVKIKSKITPRRILSRPGSKPSKPPRDFTTQKPNPSTPSRFQPTPRRNLRNRFSPTITGFSRNNERKNLFSSQLPRFLSTTTESTFIVTEPAVRVISNGDIAQKLGLIPTPIPLSVGGRDDDSTNIIDSTQINPLNKKDILVGLFNSQSSTKSPSFAPTERNTVKNLLESAIVSSSIPKQKVESSTERYVPFFPNALPLREPISDEDDISNAKEEDLANNFVKPISRSSTSFASRRQNKRGRKIKRRRNPSASSSSITTEAPQLFLGGPTVSPSRNVPKRQFGRRPNFSRQKNIRNRLTSERETTTFAPESSESVVEQGEEPNNQVSLNEVEPQFRRRRPDFQRRRNNIGKLSIKNITDTGRDSDFDLDNNNLINKTTTTDTTLSIINKNEEAFTTKGIVTTVILLKNDSNLNFQTTVSNTIVNVTTPIQATTSTLRSRTTSTIKASSPSTTLSGVKKAKSKERNNIFNRRRKPSKFAGFRQDSNKDNVELSVLGETTITTSFPNIIETNTPPL from the exons atgagtctagtcaaaaataaaatactgccAACCCTTATAGTGGTATTGGTATGTCTCTCCATATCTTCAG GAACAAAGTTGGTCAAAAGACAAGTTGATAATCAAAAGAAAGTTGTCTGCTACTATGCAAACTGGGCTGTCTACAGACAAGGCCAGGCCAAATTCTCACCTCAAAACATTAATCCTTATTTGTGCACGCATTTGATCTACGCATTTGGAGGATTGAAAAAAGATGATACAATTGCTCCATTTGACAAATACCAGGATCTAGAAAAAA GGGGATTATCACATTTTGCCTCCCTCAAAACATACAACAAGGAATTAAAAACCATGGTGGCCATTGGAGGATGGAATGAAGCATCCAAGAAATTTAGTCCCATGGTTGCTGATCCTGAGAGGCGATACACATTCATCAAGAGTGCTGTTCAGTTCTTGAGGCGATATAACTTTGATGGAATTGATTTGGATTGGGAGTATCCCACACAACGTGACGGAGGAAGGCCTcaagataaagaaaattatgCTAAATTGATCAAA GAAATGAGAGAAGCTTTTGAACGCGAAGCTGATCAAACTGGAAAGGATCGTCTCATCATATCTATGGCTGTTCCAGCTTCATTGGAAATTACTGCTGAAGGATATGACGTACGAGCATTGGATAAGGATTTGGATTTCTTTAATGTTTTAGCCTATGACTACCACTCCTCATTAGAGACAGCTGTGAATCATCATTCTCCTCTTTTCCGAATTAAAGAGATTTCGGAATTTGATTTCCGCACAGATTTAAATATCGAATCCacaattaagtattatttaggACATGGTGCTTCACCAAATAAACTTGTTTTGGGTATTCCTACCTATGGTCGCTCTTACACACTTGTAAATCCTGATGCACATGAAATTGGAAGCCCAACTGATGGCCCAGGAGTAAAAGGAAATGGAACAAAAGAAGATGGATACCTTGCTTATTATGAA ATTTGTAAAGGTATCAAGGAGCAAAAATGGGATGTTGTAAGAGCAAATCCTGGACAAACTGGTCCCTATGCACATCACGATAATTTTTGGGTTGGATACGATGATATTGATATTGTACGTGAAAAGGCATACTACGTTGCTGAAGAAGGACTAGGAGGAATTATGTTCTGGACGATTGACAACGATGATTTCCGAGGAAATTGTCATAATGAACCTTATCCTCTCATTGAAGCTGCCAAAAGAGCTCTCTACTCTTCCACTACATCCGTGCAATC taAAACCTCAGTATCAATTTCAACTTCTCGACTCAGAAATCGTTTTAGTTATAGCAGTCAGCATTTATTGACTGATGATACGAATAG AAGTCGGTCAGACAGACCAAGAAGCTTGAGCAACAACCGTGGAGTAACAACGCCATCCCCACCAACTACACCCAGCTCTGAACCAA GTTTCGTATGTACGGATGAAGGATTCTTTCCCCATACAAAGAGTTGCAAAAAATACTATTGGTGTTTGGAAGCAGCAGGTGTTGGCATGGTAGCCCATACATTTACATGTCCCCAAGGTCTTTTTTTCAACTCATTAACTGATGGATGTGACTTTAAACGTAATGTGGAATGTGGAGACAAAAGTACAAAGGAGGAAGTGAAGGTCGAAGACACAACCACAGAATCAAGCGTTGCGTCAAAGTCAAATGATAAGTCCGTTCAGGATATTTTGCAGGAAATTAAATCAGCAG GTGGTCTTGCAGCTTTTGAGGAACAATTACAGGAAGAAGAATTTGAAAAGAAGGAGTTGAAGCAGAGAACCAAGGATCGGAATGATGACATTTCAAGCAAAACAAGGAATCGTTTCACAAAGCTTTTAGAGAGGAAGAAGCCCAAAGAAAG TGAGCCCACTTCATCTGAATCAAGTTATTCACAAGAGAAAAAAGAACCCAGTAGCTTCCTAACAAGACTATCCAATCGCCGTCGTAATAATGATCCACCTAGTAGCACTTCCTCACCCATCATCACTGAATCTCCCTCAACCACTCCTATCACATCTTCCCCTATCTCCAATCCTCCCGCACGATCCGGTTTCCTTCGAAACCGTAACCGTCCCACCTTTCTTCGAAACCAACCACCTCAACC AGAGGAGAATATTCCTGCAGAAGATAACGAAATTGTTCTTCCTGAGACTCCAAGGAACTCCTTGGTTCAAGACCCATTGAAAAATGTTCAAAGAACATCCTTTTTAAACCGTGGTACTCCTCCACAAAGTGAAAATATTTCTGGATT gGGCAAGGCTGAGCCTGTCAAAATCTCTTCTGACAGCTTCAGACCCAAAACATTTGTTCGAaatgaggaagaagaagaagaactaGAAGTGATTAAAATTGACGACCAAACCCCTGATTTGAT TACTGAAGGAACTCCTACTCTACTCCAACGCTCTCGTGATTCTGAGAg GAATTTTAAGTTCTCATCGGTACAAAATAGGGGCTTACCACCGCGATTGACAAAATCTTCTGCTACAGACTTTAG TCGTAATTTGGCTTATGTAACAATCGATCGATCCAGAGGAACCCCCAAACTATCCGATGATACTGAACCCGTCATTCCATCTCAAGGCAGAGAATCCGCAGCACCGTCAACAACGTTAGTGGAAGAAGAAGCCCCAAGAGACCGAGAAAATACGGTCCGTGACTTAGA ATATGTGACAATTCAAAGAGGAGTTCCttcaaggaaaaaattacaatcacAG GTCACTTCCTCTTCTAATTCTACTTCCCCTGCTGTTGACCCTGCTGCCATTGACAGTCACAGCAAAGATGCTGCTGATGATGAAactaaaaagaacaataataaaaatcaagatgATGGTCCTTCAACAACCACACTTCTGCCAACGACCACTTTTACGTCGGAAGTGACGTCGACAGCAACAGCGACAACCACAACTCTTGATTCTATTAAAACCACAATTTTCCCTTCAAACatatttgatgaagaaaatattttgaacatcactgtttttaaaactatttctgAAACACTGCGGTTACCAAATGTCTCTTTATTTAGACCTAAGTCCTTAACGGAAAACTCTATCCAGGTTCATTCTGCTAAACTTTCATCcagcaaatatttaaaagatcatAAAACGATGGGGGGAACAACGGAGACGGTTGATGATCTATTATTTTCTACAACAGCCTTCAGTCCATCAACCACAATTGAGCTAACTACAACGAAGACGCCACATCCAAGCACCACCATATCAACGACAACatccattaataaaatacaagcaTTGATCTATCAACGGAAGAATTCCGGGAAAAATAGCTTCTTTCTTAATAAGAGTCGTAAGGAGTTTGAGTCTGCCAATGAAATCAGTGACTCAAAATCCAGCTCGTCTGCCTCTTCCTCTCCTTTGCCCTCAAACTCCATCAAAATTCCATCTTTTAAAAGACCTAACCTTAGAGCTAAATTCCCAAGAAAGCCCTTTGGCAAGAAAGACCTAACACCTTCCACAACGCAACAAAGCTCTTCCCTTATCCCTGACACTAACACCTTTAAACCTCCTTCCACCACCACAACAGAGCGTAATGGCTTTGTCAAGCCAAGTCGGCCAACAAATCgcttattcaataaatttatttctcgTGGTACCATTGGTAAACTCTCCAAGGAAGACAAAACTAGTAGCACGAGTATTAGTGACAATATCACAACAACTACTTCTAAAACCTTAGTCAGTGCTCCTGTCACAAGATCAACCTTAAGATCATTCATTCCTACAAGATCTTTCTCACGTAGACCTTCAAGTGCATTTAAACCCATTGATTTATCTGCTGCACCTAGCAAAAAGAGCATTTCTCAGGATAGATCCTCATCATTCAGAAGAAGTAACCTCTTTACTGAGACCACAACGGATCCTACAACAATAACAACATATCTCCCAGTTATTGTAGAAACCACAGAGAAATTGACCGTCGGAAAGATTTTGGCAAATCTACATGGCGACTCGACAGAGAATCCAGAAAGCTCATCACTTCGGCCCAAGAGTTTCAAgccaaaatttcaaagaaataaactCAGAGAAAAGTTACAACATCAACTTCAAGAGCAACAGGAGAGCATTAACCTTAGCACTGAAGAGCCTGAGACCACCACTAATACTCCTCAATCATCCCTATCTGCTGTTAAAATCAAGAGCAAAATAACTCCAAGACGTATTCTATCAAGACCTGGTTCCAAGCCTTCTAAGCCTCCAAGGGATTTTACTACGCAGAAGCCCAATCCCTCAACTCCATCTCGCTTTCAACCTACGCCCAGGAGAAATTTGAGGAATCGATTTTCACCCACCATAACAGGATTTTCTCGTAATAATGAGAGGAAAAATCTATTTTCCTCTCAGTTGCCTCGCTTTCTCTCAACTACAACTGAATCAACATTCATTGTAACTGAACCTGCTGTCAGAGTCATTTCGAATGGTGACATTGCACAAAAGTTGGGATTAATCCCAACACCCATTCCACTGAGTGTTGGTGGTAGAGATGATGACAGTACTAACATTATTGACTCAACACAAATAAATcctctgaataaaaaagacATCCTCGTCGGACTTTTTAATTCCCAATCCTCGACTAAGTCACCATCGTTTGCTCCAACTGAGAGGAATACGGTTAAAAATCTACTGGAATCCGCAATTGTGTCTTCCTCCATTCCAAAACAAAAAGTTGAATCTTCCACTGAAAGATATGTTCCTTTTTTCCCCAATGCTCTACCTCTTAGAGAACCTATCTCTGACGAAGATGATATTTCTAATGCTAAAGAAGAGGATTTAGCTAACAACTTTGTTAAGCCCATTTCACGCTCAAGCACATCTTTTGCTTCACGAAGACAAAATAAACGAGGACGCAAAATAAAGAGACGAAGAAACCCTTCAGCTTCTTCCAGTAGTATCACAACTGAGGCACCTCAACTATTTCTTGGAGGTCCAACAGTTAGTCCTAGTAGAAACGTGCCCAAAAGACAATTTGGTCGAAGACCTAATTTTTctaggcaaaaaaatataagaaaccgCTTAACATCTGAAAGAGAAACGACGACCTTTGCCCCTGAGTCATCTGAGTCAGTAGTAGAACAAGGAGAAGAACCTAACAATCAAGTTTCTCTCAATGAAGTAGAGCCTCAATTCAGAAGACGACGACCTGACTTTCAGAGAAGACGTAATAATATAGGTAAgttatcaatcaaaaatatcacTGACACTGGTCGTGACTCCGACTTTGACCTGGACAACAACAATCTcatcaataaaacaacaacaacagataCTACGCTGTcgataattaacaaaaatgaagaagctTTTACAACAAAAGGAATAGTCACTACAGTCATATTGCTGAAGAATGACTCAAATCTTAACTTCCAAACTACAGTATCTAACACCATTGTCAATGTTACTACTCCTATTCAAGCTACGACAAGTACTTTGAGAAGTAGAACAACATCAACAATTAAAGCCTCATCTCCCTCAACTACTTTGAGTGGTGTCAAAAAGGCTAAATCGAAAgaaagaaacaatatttttaatcgcAGAAGAAAACCTTCCAAATTTGCAGGTTTTCGACAGGATTCTAATAAGGATAATGTTGAACTCTCCGTATTAGGAGAGACCACCATAACCACTTCATTTCCTAATATAATAGAAACAAATACTCCCCCTCTCTGA